Proteins from a genomic interval of Lolium perenne isolate Kyuss_39 chromosome 1, Kyuss_2.0, whole genome shotgun sequence:
- the LOC127303424 gene encoding auxin transporter-like protein 3: MASETVAGSVLADEKGPSGLRHYQAGAEEEEEHAGEGGGKSRLSGLLWHGGSAYDAWFSCASNQVAQVLLTLPYSFAQLGMVSGILFQLFYGLLGSWTAYLISILYLEYRTRREKDKVDFRNHVIQWFEVLDGLLGRHWRNVGLAFNCTFLLFGSVIQLIGCASNIYYVNDHLDKRTWTYIFGACCATTVFIPSFHNYRVWSFLGLLMTTYTAWYIAVASLMHGQVEGVKHSGPTTIMLYFTGATNILYTFGGHAVTVEVMHAMWRPQKFKAIYLLATLYVLTLTLPSASAAYWAFGDQLLTHSNALSLLPRDAWRDAAVVLMLIHQFITFGFACTPLYFVWEKLIGLHDCRSLCKRAAARLPVVVPIWFLAIIFPFFGPINSAVGSLLVSFTVYIIPAMAHMCTFRSPQSRENAVERPPKFAGGWTGAYVINSFVVAWVLVVGFGFGGWASITNFVQQVNTFGLFAKCYQCPPHPSVASPLLPPSSMAPSPSMPFIFNMTGTLAPMSAPSPAPAPLHFVFPHHHHRHHRHGL; this comes from the exons ATGGCGTCCGAGACGGTGGCCGGGAGCGTATTAGCCGACGAGAAGGGGCCATCCGGCCTGAGGCATTACCAGGCgggcgccgaggaggaggaggagcacgccGGCGAGGGCGGCGGCAAGTCCCGGCTGTCCGGGCTGCTCTGGCACGGCGGGTCGGCGTACGACGCTTGGTTCAGCTGCGCGTCGAACCAGGTGGCCCAGGTGCTCCTGACGCTCCCCTACTCCTTCGCGCAGCTGGGCATGGTGAGCGGCATCCTGTTCCAGCTCTTCTACGGCCTCCTCGGCAGCTGGACCGCCTACCTCATCAGCATCCTCTACCTGGAGTACCGCACCCGCAGGGAGAAGGACAAGGTGGACTTCCGCAACCACGTCATCCAG TGGTTCGAGGTGCTGGACGGGCTGCTGGGCAGGCACTGGAGGAACGTGGGTCTGGCCTTCAACTGCACCTTCCTGCTCTTCGGCTCCGTGATCCAGCTCATCGGCTGCGCCAGCAACATCTACTACGTGAACGACCACCTGGACAAGCGGACGTGGACCTACATCTTCGGCGCCTGCTGCGCCACCACCGTCTTCATCCCCTCCTTCCACAACTACCGCGTCTGGTCCTTCCTCGGCCTCCTCATGACCACCTACACCGCCTGGTACATCGCCGTCGCCTCCCTCATGCACGGCCAGGTCGAGGGCGTCAAGCACTCCGGCCCCACCACCATCATGCTCTACTTCACCGGGGCtaccaacattctatacaccttcGGGGGCCACGCTGTCACCGT GGAGGTGATGCACGCGATGTGGCGGCCGCAGAAGTTCAAGGCCATCTACCTGCTGGCCACCCTGTACGTGCTCACCCTGACGCTGCCGTCGGCGTCGGCGGCGTACTGGGCCTTCGGCGACCAGCTGCTCACGCACTCCAACGCGCTCTCCCTGCTGCCGCGGGACGCCTGGCGCGACGCCGCCGTGGTGCTCATGCTCATCCACCAATTCATCACCTTCGGCTTCGCATGCACCCCGCTCTACTTCGTCTGGGAGAAGCTCATCGGACTCCACGACTGCCGCAGCCTCTGCAAGCGCGCCGCCGCAAGGCTCCCCGTCGTCGTCCCCATCTGGTTCCTCGCCATCATCTTCCCCTTCTTCGGACCCATTAACTCTGCCGTAGGATCGCTCctcgtcagcttcaccgtctacaTCATCCCCGCCATGGCGCACATGTGCACTTTCAGATCACCACAGTCCCGAGAG AACGCGGTGGAGCGGCCGCCAAAGTTTGCCGGTGGCTGGACCGGGGCGTATGTGATCAACTCCTTCGTGGTTGCGTGGGTGCTCGTGGTGGGCTTCGGGTTCGGCGGATGGGCCAGCATCACCAACTTCGTGCAGCAGGTCAACACCTTCGGCCTCTTCGCCAAGTGCTACCAGTGCCCGCCTCACCCTTCCGTCGCGTCGCCGCTCCTACCACCATCATCCATGGCACCGAGCCCGTCTATGCCCTTTATTTTCAACATGACCGGCACGCTGGCCCCGATGTCTGCCCCATCTCCAGCTCCGGCTCCGCTGCATTTTGTTTTCCCCCACCACCATCACCGGCACCACCGCCACGGTCTGTAA